From one Rhodoferax sp. PAMC 29310 genomic stretch:
- a CDS encoding DUF924 family protein: protein MAEILVLDQFSRNINRDTPAAFAQDAQALTLAQELVKTGLDQELPITQRAFAYMPYMHSESLVIHQQALVMFSQGGLEGSLSFEQKHLAILQKFGRYPHRNSILCRPSTPEEVVFLNQPGSLF, encoded by the coding sequence TTGGCAGAAATTCTGGTGTTGGACCAGTTCTCACGCAACATCAACCGGGACACACCCGCCGCATTTGCGCAGGACGCCCAAGCGCTCACACTCGCCCAGGAATTGGTTAAAACCGGGCTGGACCAAGAGCTACCAATCACTCAACGCGCCTTCGCCTACATGCCCTACATGCATAGTGAATCATTGGTGATTCACCAACAGGCTCTGGTGATGTTTTCACAGGGTGGATTGGAAGGCTCGTTGAGCTTCGAACAAAAGCATCTTGCAATTCTGCAGAAATTTGGACGCTATCCGCACCGCAATTCCATTCTGTGCCGTCCATCCACACCCGAAGAAGTCGTTTTCTTAAACCAGCCAGGGTCTTTGTTCTGA
- a CDS encoding FAD-dependent oxidoreductase, whose protein sequence is MNNQLLTPSGAPVLIVGGGLAGLYAAYRLQQANIPYVLWEAQPRWGGRILSLLDPTDSSMGMDLGPTWFWPHQTRMQGLCAELGLRVFEQPVKGDLLYQVAPGQAPQRSAGAGTMLSYRLEGGMQTLISALVRRIKPQALNLSHALTSLSRDESGWTATAFHQGEALHFQAQQLIVAAPPRKVAGLLAPFLPRRLQGELLATPTWMAAQAKFIAIYDTPFWRNEGLAGQAFSRVGPLVEIHDASSTPRGGHALFGFVGVPAHLRRQHDHASIEAACLAQLTTIFGPAASLPLAISLKDWAQDEWVVSDRDLFEPPQHPALNLAPWSAELRRLGLHLVGSEYAENEAGYLEGALCAVESFLDAAIDGNSTKLITLKRNAQTA, encoded by the coding sequence ATGAACAACCAATTACTCACACCGTCCGGCGCTCCCGTTTTGATCGTTGGTGGCGGGTTGGCCGGGTTGTATGCGGCCTATCGACTGCAACAAGCCAATATTCCCTATGTGTTGTGGGAAGCTCAACCGCGGTGGGGCGGACGCATTCTGTCGCTCCTCGACCCAACCGACTCCTCAATGGGCATGGACTTGGGTCCGACCTGGTTTTGGCCTCACCAAACACGAATGCAAGGACTGTGCGCCGAATTGGGGCTCCGGGTCTTTGAACAGCCCGTGAAAGGAGACCTGCTGTACCAGGTGGCGCCTGGACAGGCGCCACAGCGCTCGGCAGGTGCAGGCACCATGCTGTCCTACCGCCTTGAAGGCGGCATGCAGACCCTGATATCAGCACTGGTGCGACGCATTAAGCCACAGGCCCTGAACTTAAGTCACGCCCTCACCTCACTCAGTCGAGATGAAAGCGGCTGGACTGCGACTGCGTTCCACCAAGGCGAAGCACTTCATTTTCAGGCCCAGCAACTCATCGTGGCTGCGCCGCCGCGAAAGGTCGCCGGCCTGCTGGCCCCCTTCCTGCCGCGTCGCCTGCAAGGCGAGCTGCTTGCGACACCCACCTGGATGGCCGCTCAGGCTAAGTTTATTGCGATTTACGACACCCCGTTTTGGCGGAATGAGGGACTGGCCGGTCAGGCCTTCAGCCGCGTCGGGCCCCTGGTAGAGATTCACGATGCCTCCTCGACACCGCGGGGCGGCCATGCGCTGTTCGGCTTCGTGGGGGTACCGGCCCATCTCAGGCGTCAACATGACCATGCGTCAATAGAGGCCGCTTGTCTGGCGCAGTTGACCACCATATTTGGCCCCGCGGCCAGTTTGCCACTTGCTATTTCGCTCAAGGACTGGGCCCAGGACGAATGGGTAGTGAGCGACCGCGATCTCTTTGAACCCCCTCAGCACCCTGCTTTGAATCTGGCGCCTTGGTCCGCTGAACTGCGCCGACTGGGCCTGCATTTGGTCGGCAGCGAATATGCTGAAAATGAGGCAGGCTACTTGGAAGGCGCTTTGTGTGCGGTGGAGTCGTTTCTGGACGCGGCCATCGACGGAAATTCAACTAAATTGATAACACTCAAACGCAACGCCCAAACCGCTTAG
- a CDS encoding cupin domain-containing protein has protein sequence MNFDSDFWQDLYQQSQLASLVSEPLADLRVNHDLQADAMINASTVPWVSSPAPGVRRIVLERDGGEHTTRATSLVAYRAGSRFAAHVHPKGEEILVLCGVFSDENGHYPAGSYLRNPPGSAHAPFSDEGCLIFVKLQQFSAQDTTQLALSAAPVHTTLPLTAVVRQVLFQRPDERVELVYFVQTGPLPADLQLQGLELLVLKGGLTGSAHHYPVGTWLRDASPETAGLQATAGTQIYVKYGHLGRIA, from the coding sequence ATGAACTTCGACTCAGACTTTTGGCAAGACTTGTACCAACAAAGCCAGCTGGCAAGTCTGGTCAGCGAACCGCTGGCCGATTTGCGCGTAAACCACGACTTGCAAGCAGACGCCATGATCAACGCGTCAACAGTGCCGTGGGTGTCATCGCCCGCCCCGGGCGTTCGACGCATTGTGCTGGAGCGCGATGGCGGCGAGCACACCACCCGCGCAACCAGTCTTGTGGCCTACCGCGCCGGCAGCCGCTTTGCGGCCCACGTTCACCCGAAAGGCGAGGAAATTTTGGTGCTTTGCGGCGTTTTCTCCGATGAGAACGGGCATTACCCGGCCGGCAGCTATTTGCGCAACCCGCCTGGCTCCGCCCACGCACCTTTCAGCGACGAGGGTTGCCTGATATTTGTAAAGCTCCAGCAGTTTTCCGCACAGGACACGACGCAACTGGCCTTGAGTGCAGCGCCAGTTCATACCACCTTGCCGCTCACCGCCGTGGTGAGACAGGTCTTGTTTCAACGGCCCGATGAACGGGTGGAATTAGTCTATTTCGTGCAAACTGGCCCCCTGCCCGCTGACTTGCAATTGCAAGGTCTTGAATTGCTGGTGTTGAAGGGTGGGTTAACCGGATCGGCGCACCACTACCCGGTCGGCACATGGCTGAGAGATGCGTCGCCCGAGACGGCAGGACTACAGGCCACCGCTGGGACCCAAATTTATGTGAAATACGGGCACTTGGGGCGCATTGCATGA
- a CDS encoding rRNA large subunit pseudouridine synthase E, translating to MLRAMNLAAASRLICFNKPYGVLSQFTPEGRWRGLKDFIDIPGVYVAGRLDADSEGLLLLTNDGKLQARISDPRHKMEKTYWVQVEGLPTEAALSQLRQGVQLNDGPTRPARAQLIEQPESLWNREPPVRVRQSIPTAWIELVISEGRNRQVRRMSAAVGFPTLRLIRAAIGPYSLNGLSPGTYQE from the coding sequence ATGCTGCGCGCGATGAATTTGGCTGCTGCTTCCCGTCTGATCTGCTTCAACAAACCTTATGGCGTTCTCAGTCAATTCACGCCCGAGGGACGCTGGCGGGGCCTCAAGGACTTTATCGATATTCCCGGTGTATATGTCGCGGGGCGACTGGACGCTGACAGCGAAGGTCTGCTGTTGCTGACCAATGACGGCAAGTTGCAGGCTCGAATCTCGGACCCGCGCCACAAGATGGAGAAAACCTACTGGGTGCAGGTGGAGGGACTGCCCACTGAAGCCGCCTTGAGTCAACTCCGCCAAGGCGTGCAACTCAACGACGGCCCCACTCGCCCTGCTCGCGCCCAATTGATCGAACAACCAGAATCGCTATGGAACCGAGAGCCCCCAGTGCGAGTTCGGCAATCGATTCCAACGGCCTGGATTGAACTGGTGATTTCAGAGGGGCGCAACCGGCAAGTGCGCCGGATGTCTGCTGCCGTCGGCTTTCCTACTCTGCGGCTGATTCGGGCTGCCATTGGCCCCTATTCTCTGAACGGGTTATCCCCTGGAACTTACCAAGAATAA
- a CDS encoding carboxymuconolactone decarboxylase family protein gives MARLQPLPPEKKPELKPYFDFFLGTLGFTPNSVLTMQRKPKLVQAFAQLNGAVMDPQGEVDLGFRRLIGHVVSKVSGCLYCQAHTLLGAKNFGVSNAKLVDVWTYASSPHYSPRERIALDLAMAAASQPNEATDELFEQARLHWSDGEITEILAVVAMFAFLNRWNDTMGTSLEAAPTQIAELALGAQGWRAGKHGQSGQ, from the coding sequence GTGGCCCGCCTTCAACCTTTGCCTCCAGAAAAAAAACCTGAACTGAAGCCCTACTTTGACTTCTTTTTAGGCACGCTCGGATTCACCCCGAATAGCGTCCTCACCATGCAAAGAAAGCCCAAACTGGTACAAGCCTTTGCGCAATTGAACGGTGCGGTGATGGATCCGCAAGGGGAGGTCGACCTGGGGTTCCGGCGTCTCATTGGGCATGTGGTCAGCAAAGTTTCCGGTTGCCTGTATTGCCAGGCCCACACACTGTTGGGCGCGAAGAACTTTGGTGTCAGCAATGCCAAGCTGGTCGATGTGTGGACCTACGCCAGTAGCCCGCACTACAGTCCACGCGAACGCATTGCTCTGGATTTGGCCATGGCTGCGGCCAGCCAGCCGAATGAAGCAACAGACGAGTTGTTTGAGCAGGCGCGCCTTCATTGGAGCGACGGTGAAATCACTGAAATTCTGGCTGTAGTTGCCATGTTCGCATTTTTGAACCGCTGGAATGACACCATGGGCACGTCATTGGAGGCGGCGCCTACCCAAATCGCCGAGCTTGCACTGGGCGCACAGGGCTGGCGAGCGGGCAAGCACGGTCAATCGGGTCAATAG
- a CDS encoding cold shock domain-containing protein: MRLNGTLKNWNAQRGFGVIAALQGGQQIFVHISAFPRERREPSEGDALTFEIELDGKGRRRAAKVQLAEANWTLFEDPRWPESKMDTLSGLPRPNDSRPRTGRQPERHGSNLPWVLMGMLAILAMGWLALDKYSHLLVKFFVRPSLVIPQVELIQKPSTLAQGAVVKNTSQDKSDRVK, from the coding sequence ATGCGCCTTAACGGAACGCTCAAGAATTGGAATGCCCAACGGGGTTTTGGTGTCATTGCCGCTCTGCAAGGGGGGCAGCAAATCTTCGTCCATATATCGGCTTTCCCACGTGAGCGGCGCGAGCCGTCAGAAGGCGATGCACTGACTTTTGAGATTGAGTTGGACGGCAAAGGGCGGCGCCGAGCCGCCAAGGTTCAACTGGCGGAAGCCAATTGGACCCTTTTTGAAGACCCTCGTTGGCCCGAAAGCAAGATGGATACTTTGTCGGGGTTGCCACGTCCCAACGATTCCAGACCACGCACAGGGCGACAACCAGAGCGGCACGGTTCGAATTTGCCCTGGGTGTTGATGGGTATGTTGGCTATATTGGCCATGGGTTGGTTGGCGCTGGACAAGTATTCACATTTGCTGGTCAAATTTTTCGTCAGACCTTCGCTCGTGATTCCTCAGGTCGAGCTCATTCAAAAGCCATCCACCTTGGCTCAGGGGGCGGTGGTGAAAAATACATCCCAAGACAAGTCCGACCGGGTCAAGTAG
- a CDS encoding NADP-dependent oxidoreductase, translating to MNASAPMHQKWIYRQHPTGVVGPEHYELVSTPLVLDLSDGEVLVEAKYLSVDPYMRINQSLKPTYNAEPHPLNTVQNGGVVGQVVASKAPHLATGDWVEGMLGWQTHARCHQSVVRKLDPGLAPVSTALGVLGMPGRTAWFGLTESGKPRAGEVVVVSGAAGAVGSLVAQFAKKQGARVLGIAGGSNKCQWLTDTLCLDWALDYKTFGEAQQLSDAIQEKTNGVDVYFDNVGGWISDAIFPIINRRARIVICGTISQYSGGLDAPELGPRFLHHMLYQRATIQGMLARDYAHRMDEMLRIVGPWVQRGELVFEETVVKGFEALPGALNSLFTGDHRGKVLVEV from the coding sequence ATGAACGCTAGCGCACCAATGCACCAGAAATGGATCTATCGCCAACACCCGACGGGAGTGGTCGGCCCTGAGCACTATGAGCTCGTCAGTACCCCTCTCGTTCTCGACCTGTCAGACGGCGAAGTTCTTGTCGAGGCCAAGTATCTGAGCGTCGACCCCTACATGCGAATCAACCAATCGCTCAAGCCGACTTACAACGCCGAGCCGCATCCCCTCAACACGGTTCAAAACGGTGGCGTGGTCGGGCAGGTCGTCGCATCCAAAGCCCCACATCTGGCCACCGGCGACTGGGTTGAAGGAATGTTGGGTTGGCAAACCCATGCCCGGTGCCACCAAAGTGTCGTGCGCAAGCTCGACCCTGGTCTGGCGCCGGTCAGTACCGCATTGGGTGTGCTGGGGATGCCAGGCCGAACGGCCTGGTTTGGGTTGACGGAGTCTGGGAAACCGCGCGCAGGCGAAGTGGTTGTAGTCTCGGGGGCGGCAGGCGCGGTGGGTTCGCTCGTCGCACAGTTTGCAAAAAAACAGGGTGCTCGCGTGCTGGGAATTGCGGGCGGCAGCAACAAATGCCAATGGCTGACGGACACACTCTGCCTCGATTGGGCGCTGGATTACAAGACCTTTGGCGAGGCTCAGCAGCTCTCCGATGCGATTCAAGAGAAAACCAATGGCGTGGACGTCTATTTCGACAACGTGGGAGGTTGGATCAGCGACGCCATCTTTCCGATCATCAATCGCCGCGCCCGTATCGTGATTTGCGGCACCATCAGCCAGTATTCCGGCGGCCTGGATGCGCCAGAGCTCGGCCCCCGGTTTTTACATCACATGCTCTATCAACGCGCGACCATCCAAGGTATGTTGGCGCGGGACTATGCCCATCGAATGGACGAGATGCTGCGCATTGTTGGCCCGTGGGTTCAACGAGGGGAGCTGGTATTCGAGGAAACCGTGGTCAAGGGCTTTGAGGCGCTACCCGGCGCGCTCAATAGCTTGTTTACTGGCGATCATCGGGGCAAGGTCCTCGTGGAGGTTTGA